The genome window GGCTCGAGCGGCTCTGTGAAACGGAGGTGGATCTCGCGCGGCGCCTCCGGCGCGGCGGAGTTCGCGGGCGGGTCGCTCGCAAGGAGGTTCGCGTGCCCGGCCGCCGCGGGCACGAGCGCGAGGAGCGCGACGAAGGCGAGGACGGGCGCGACGCGCATCGTCACCTCCGGCGCGCGACGACGAGCGCGGCTCCGACGAGAGCAAGCACGACGAGGATGGCTTCGAGGGGAAGGTTCGCCGGGAGGCCCGTCCCTTCGGAGCGCGCGGGAAGCGGGTCGTGCGCGCGCTCGGGGAGCGCGACGCTCGCGGTCACGCTGCGGCCCGAGACGGCCCCGTCGAGGAGCACCACGTAGTGGCCGCTGTGGGGCGGCGCGAACATGGCCTCGAACCTGCCGGGCGAGGACTCGGCGAAGGTCAGGTTTGCGACGAGCGCCCCCTTATAGAGGACGCTCCCGGCAAGCGCGCTCGCGTTCGCGGCGTCGTAGCCCGCGCGCACGACGACCTCGATGCCGTTCGGGGCGCGCGCGACGGGCGGCTCCTGCGACCAGCCCACGTTCAGCGCGAGGTCGGAGGCCGAAACCGTCGCATGGCCCGCCGCCGCGGGGACGAGCATGACGAGCGCGAGGACAACGGCGATGCGCATGTCATCGCTCCCGGCCGCGCGCGAGGGCGATGGCCGCGAAGGCAAGGAGCGCCCACGCGACGCCGCCCGCGGGCGTCCGCGCCGGCTCGGGTTCGCCCGCGACGACGAGCTCGCCGCGCATCCCGGCCTCGCGTTCGCCGGCCTTGGTCGAACGGTATTCGAACGTGCCCGCCTTGTCGGCGACGAAGGTCAGGGTCGCGGTCTGGCCGGGGGCGAGGTCGCCCGTCGAGTGGCCGAGCCCCTCGATCGCGAAATCGTGGGTGCGCTTGTTCGTCTCGACGTTCGCCACGACGAGCGTCACCTCCGACCCGCGCTCGACCTCGATGGACTCGGGCGCGATGTGGAGGGCGTTCGGGAACTCGTGGAGGTAGACGAAGACCTTCCTCGGCTCCGCGGCCTCGGCGGCGGGCGTCGCGAGGAGCGCCGCGAGGACGAGCGTCGCGAGGATCGCGCGGAAGGTCATGCGCGCGCCATGATCCGCGTTCGACATAACTGTTGCCTACCCGCTCGCGACGACCGGGACCTCGAAAACGAGCTTCCGGTACTCATCGGGCCTCTGCATGAGCACCCACACGCGCCATGTTCCGGGCTCCGTGAAGAAGGCGTCCTCGGCCACCCATTGGTCGAAGCCGACGCGCTCGGGCGTGAGGAGCGACTCGGGCTCGCGCTCGCCCGGGCCCGCCACCTTGAGCGCCACCTCGGTCCCTTCGGGAAGCGCCCCGCCTTCGAGCGGGTGGAGCGCGACGGTGATGCGTTGAAGACCCGCCGTGGGCGGATCGGGACGGATCGAAAGGGTCACGTGGGTCGTATCGGTGGTCGCGTCGCGCTGCCAGGCCGTCGGCCCCTGGGAGCCCGCGAGAACGTCCTGGTCGGGTGGCGGCGACGAGGCGAGGACCCCCGCGGCGACGAGCGCGAAGGCGAGAAGTCCCGTCTCGACGAGGACGAGGCGGCGCAGGACGCGGGGGCCGCCTTCGCCGCGCGCGAGGCGAGGGCCGATCCAGAGCCCGTTCGCCGCGCCGAGGAGCGCGAGGACGGCGACGAGCCCGAGCTTCGCGAGGATGGCGAGCCCGTACGTCGTCGACCACAGGTCGGAGATCCGCTGAACGTGGAGGAAGGTCGCATAGGCGCCCGTGAGGACCAAAACCGCGACGCTCGGGATGGCGAGCGGCGTGAAGCGTCCGACGAGCCGGCCCGCTTCCCGCGCGTCGCGGCCGGGAAGCATCGCGACGAGGCCGACGATGCCGCCGAGCCAGAAGGCCGCGACGAGGAGGTGCGCGAGGTCCGCGCCGACGGCCGCGAGGCGGTTCTCGGAGACGGCGGCCGCGTGGCTTCCGAGCGCCGTCGCGACGAGCGCCGCGAGCGCGGCGGCCCCGCCCGCGACGGCGACGGAGCGCGGCGCGTCGCGGCGCCACGCGGCGTAGGCGAGCAGGGGCGCGGCGACGAGCGCGGCGCCCGCGCGCGCCGCAAGGAAGCCGCCGGCCTCCGTCTGGATGGCCGCCGCGACGGTCATCTCGAGTCGCGCCGCGAAGGCGAGGAGCACGGTCGCGCCGCCCGCGACCGCAAGCAGCGCTCCCGCGGCGGCGGGCGCGAGGACGCGGCGCGGCCAGCGGGGTTCCCGCAGGACGGCGAGCGCGAAGAGGGGTAGGCCGAAAGCGAGGAACGCGCCCGCGTAGAAGACGCCCCGCGCGGCGCCCTCGCCGAGGACCGCTCCGCCCTCATGCGAGCTGTGGTCGTGCGAGACGGGGTCGGCGGTGTAGCGCAGCGTGGCGTTCCCGACGCTGAACACGAACGACCCCTTCGCGGTGTGCGTATCGACGCTGAGCGTGCGCCACTCGACGACGTAGATGCCGTCGGTGAGCGGCTTCACGGGCACGCGGATGACGTTCGCTGCCGCGTCGTCGAACTGGATGGGGCCTGCTTTCATCGCCTCGCGCGCGAGGGAGTGGACTTCCGCGTCCGTGTAGCGGCGCTCCACGTTTTCCGTGAAGCGGATTTCGACCACGTTCGTGCCGAGGTCGCCGCGGCCGTTCGGGGCCGGCGAGGCGGATTGGAGGACGGCGTGCGCTTCCGCCACGGGGGACAGCGTCAACGCTGCAAGAAGGAGCAATGGAAGGAGGAGCCGGCGGCGCGCGGCCGCCGGCGGGTCGGGCCGGCGCGTGGCGCTCACCGGCTGCGGCGGGCCGCGAGGACGGCGACGAGGCCGAGCGCCCCGACGAGGAGCGCGGCGGACAGGCCGGGCGTCGCGGCGCCGCCCTTCTTCTCGACCGTGCTCGTGTCGGGGTCGCCCTTGGTCGCGAGCTTCAGGGCCTGGATCTCGGACTTGAGGGCCGCGATCTCGGCTTCGAGCGCCGCGGGGCTCTTCGCCTTCACGGGGAACATCGAGCCCTCGAGCTCGTCGACGTCGTGCGCGGCGGGGATGACCATGTCGACCGCGGAGCCATTGATCGTTCCGACGAGCTTCAGCTTGTAGAGGCCGGGCGCGGTGAGCGTCACGACGTCCGTGTAGCTCCCGGGCTTGCCGTGCTGACCCTGGAGGTGGAAGCGCCTTTCCTCGTCGCCGAGGATGAGGGTCGCCTCGAAGTTCTTCTCCTGACCCGTGATCGGCGCGTTCGTCGCGTTGTCGCGCAGGATGAGGTCGAGCCCGTTCTTCGTCCAGGTCGTCGCGGGCTCGTTGAGGAAGCCCCAGATGATCTTGACCTTGCCATCGGGCGTCGTGGTGGTCTTGTGCGCCGTGGCGGAGGGGGCCGCCACGAGGGCGAACAAGGTCAACGCGAAGAGAGCGAGCTGGAAGCCACGCATGGGAACACCCATTTAACAAACTTCGAATGGTCATCTCCGACTTAAGCCTTCCGAGGACCCCGCGCAACGTCGCTTCGGGACCCGCCGCGGCCCAGGAAGAACGGCGCGATGAGCGCCGCGACGATGACCACGTCGAAGACCGCGAGGATGGCCTCGAGCTCCTCGTGCGCGATCGCGCGCGAGAAGACGGCCCACGCGCTGAAGAACTGCTTCGTCGCGAAGACACCGAAGGCCGCGGAGACGAACTTGAGGCGCGCGTTGCCCGACTTCCGGAACGCGGCGATCGCGAGGACCGCGAGCACCGTGAGCGCGACGCCCACGAGCAGGATGACCATCGAGGTGATCTCGTGCACGTGGAGGGCCAGGACGGAAGGCACGCTCCCGAGGACGGGGCGGCCCCGCTTAAGCGCTGTGAAGCCGCGCGCCGCGCGCGACCTCGGAACGTTTATCACCGCCCCTCCCGCATCCCCGGGGGCATGCGCCTCCTTGCGGTGCTGCTCGCGGTCCTCCTCGTCGCCCTCGCGCCCGCCGCCGCCGCGACGTACCCCGAGCGGACGTTCGAGCGCACGCTGACCGTGAGCGCCGCCGCGGGCGGCAACGAGGTGAACCTCGTGCTCCAGTCCCCCGGCGACTTCTTCCGCTACGAGTGGTCGAGCGGCGAGGTCGCGATCAAGTTCGACATCCACACGCACGTCGGGAGCGAGGTGAAGACGCTCAAGGAGATGCGCGGCACCGGCGACAAGGACGTCTTCACCACGTCCACCGGGGGCATCTATTCCCTCTTCTTCCAGAGCCTCGGCGACGACGCGCAGGTGAGCGTGAAGATCCGCGGGCCGTTCAAGCTCCAGGGCGAGCCGGACCCGCCCGCCGCCTCCTCGGGCGTCCCCGGCCCCGGCGTCGCGCTCGTCGCCCTCGCGGCCGCGGGCGTCGCGGTCGCCGCGCGGCGACGGTGACTCACCCGCGCCGCGCCGCGATCGCAGCCGCCGCGATGGCGGCCACCGCGAGGAACGCGCCCCACGCGGGGACCGGGCTCTTCGCGGGCGCAGGCGGGTCGTCGATGTTGATCATGCCGGGCCCCACGAACCGGAGGTCCGGGGGATCCGCGCGGAACGACACGTGGAAGTGCCCCGCCGCGGGGAAGGTGAACGCGGCCGTGTAGGTGCCGTTCGGAAGCTCGGTCGCGTTCAGCACCCAACGCTGCATCTCGGAACCGTCCGAGGGGAACCACTCGACCGCGATCCGCGGGTTCCCGAGGCCCGTCGCGGATTCGTTCGATGCGTTGAGGTGGATGCGCCACGTGAGCGGGAACTCCTTCGGCGGGCCCGTCTTGATCCAGAGGCCTTCGCTCGTGAAGTTCGCGGTGTAGTTCCCGTAAGGCGCGAAGCCGCTCCCGAGCACGGGCATGTGGCCCCCCTGGGCGGCGGCCTGCGGCGTGAGCGCGGCGAGGACGAGGGCGAGGACGACGACGGACGCGGCGCGCATGGACCCCGCGAGCCGTCGCATCGGAAATAAACTGTTGCGGCCCGGCAACCCTTAAGGCGAAGACGGCCTTCGAGGGGAGGTCCATGTTCTGCCCCAACGACAAGGCCCTCCTCAAGCCCGTCGCCGGCGTGCTCACCTGCCCGAAGTGCAACTGGCAGAAGACGGGCAAGGCCCAGAGCGTCGTCGTGAAAGGCGCCGCCGTCGAGAAGGAGCAGGTCATCGTCGACGTCGAGAAGGACAAGATCTCGCAGCTCCCCACGGCGAGCTACTTCTGCGAGAAGTGCGGCCACGACACCGCTTACTACTTCTTCCGCCAGACCCGCAGCGCGGATGAGGCGACGACGCGGTTCCTCGAGTGCACCAAATGTGGCTACAAGTGGCGCGAGTACCGCTGATTCCCATGAAGCTCGCAAACGTCCGCCTCGCCGCGCGCGCAAGCCTCGCGCTCTCCGCGACGAGCGTGCTCCTCTTCTTCGCCGCATCGCGGCCGAGCCTCGCGCCGCTCCTTGCGGACCTCATGCGCGGTACGTTCCTCGCGGCCGTGCTGCTCTCGCTCGGCGCGCTCTACGGCTGGACGACGCTTCCGTCGAGCGACCGCCCGAAGGCCCGCGTCGCGCTCTGGGCGCCCGCCGTGCCCCCCGCGCTCTTCCTCGTGTTCGCGTTCTTCATATTCTTCGCGCTCCGGGCGCTCGACGGGACGGGGCGACCGTGACCCTCATGCGGGCGCGCGTCCTTCGCGCCGCGTGCGGATGAAGTGCGCGGAGTGCGACTGCGTCGTCGAGAAGGACCGTCGCATCGTCGTGTGCGCCGCGGACGGGTGCTGCTGCGTCGACGTCCCCGTCGCGCCGGATGCCACCCGCGCGAGCGACCGCTGAGGGGAAACCGTCGCGTCAGCGGCGCAGCTTCAGATGGGCGACCGTGCCCGCGACGAGCGCCACGATGCCGATCAGACCCGGGAGGTAGGCATAGTAGATGAGCTTCGAGAACGCGCTGTCAAAATCGGATCCCGTCTGACCCGAGTTGACGGCGGCGAAGGCGAGAAGCAGCGCGCCCCCGACGAGGAGCGCGTTGCGGATCCGCATCCATGAGACCTGATCCATGGTCGACTGAATGGATCGCGAACTACAAAGCGACTCGCACCGCCCGTGCCGGAGCGGGTTTTACTCTTGAGCGGGCCCGCCGAGGAGACCCTGGCGCGCTCACGACCCGAGCGGCGGGGAGCGGCCCCAGCACTCGCCGTACCGGGCGTCCCCGCTGAAGGCGATGACGCACACGCGGCCCGAGAGGCGGCCGTCGTACAGCTTCACCTTCACGACGCTCGGCCCCGGCGTCGGGTCGCTGCACCAGAGGCCGCCCGCGGCCTTGCCGCGGCCCCCCGCGCGGTGGGTGTCCGGGCAAGGCCCGCCCGAGACGTGCATCTCGCGGAGGTCGCCCGTCGTATTGCGGTCGGCGCGCCATAGGAACTCGACGCGGTCCGTTCCATTCGGCACGTCCACGACGAAGCTCACGTCGCCTTCGCCCATCCACGAGACGTTCGCGCCGCCGACCTCGCGCCCGAAGGGGCCGTCGCCGAACCCGGTGCCGTTGCCCGCGATCGAAATCTCCACCTTGCGACCGCCGGGCGCGATGCACCCGGCGGCGAGGAGCGCGGCGAGGACGAGAAGGACCCACGATCGGCGAAGGGGCACGGATGTTGAGAGGGCTCCTTCGCGCCTTCAGGGCTTCGATGGCCCGCGCATGGCGGGGACGGCCCTTGCCCCGAGGATGTCGTAGCGGTTCTTGTACGGCGCCGCCTCCTCGAGGGTCGGATGCCAGCGCCAGCGCGAATACAGCCCGTCATTGTGCGTCCGGAACCAGCGCGTGAGGTCCGGGCTCGGGACGAAGTAGACGTCGGGCAGCGATTCGAACTGCTTGAGGTCCACGAAGGCGAAGAGGAGGTCCTCCGCGTCGGCGAGCGCGCTCGTCTCGCCCACGTCCCATTCGAGATGGTGGGGCTTCTTGTCCAGCCCGCGCCCGCGGGACCGGATCGCGTCCACGGTCGTCTTCACCTGGACGCCGCGGCCCCGGAAGGACGCGGGGTCCGCGATGAGGAGGTCGACGCCCGGCGCGTTGCGCGACGTCGCGGCGACGTGGTAGCCGGCGTGCGCGAGCCGCGCCGCGACGTAGTGCACGCCCGCGATGCCCGTGAGGGCGCTCACGAGCGCACCCCGCTGTTGCCCGTAAAAGATGGACGCTCCAAACCGCTCACGGGGCCGAGAGGCGCGCGCGCAGACATCCCCTTTTCCCCGGATCGTTCCACCGTCGCTCGAATGGCGCGCAGACCGTTCGGCCCCCGCCCGACGCCCCCGTCACGCTCAAGCGCCGCGCCCGCC of Candidatus Thermoplasmatota archaeon contains these proteins:
- a CDS encoding CopD family protein; translation: MAEAHAVLQSASPAPNGRGDLGTNVVEIRFTENVERRYTDAEVHSLAREAMKAGPIQFDDAAANVIRVPVKPLTDGIYVVEWRTLSVDTHTAKGSFVFSVGNATLRYTADPVSHDHSSHEGGAVLGEGAARGVFYAGAFLAFGLPLFALAVLREPRWPRRVLAPAAAGALLAVAGGATVLLAFAARLEMTVAAAIQTEAGGFLAARAGAALVAAPLLAYAAWRRDAPRSVAVAGGAAALAALVATALGSHAAAVSENRLAAVGADLAHLLVAAFWLGGIVGLVAMLPGRDAREAGRLVGRFTPLAIPSVAVLVLTGAYATFLHVQRISDLWSTTYGLAILAKLGLVAVLALLGAANGLWIGPRLARGEGGPRVLRRLVLVETGLLAFALVAAGVLASSPPPDQDVLAGSQGPTAWQRDATTDTTHVTLSIRPDPPTAGLQRITVALHPLEGGALPEGTEVALKVAGPGEREPESLLTPERVGFDQWVAEDAFFTEPGTWRVWVLMQRPDEYRKLVFEVPVVASG
- a CDS encoding transcription factor S, with the translated sequence MFCPNDKALLKPVAGVLTCPKCNWQKTGKAQSVVVKGAAVEKEQVIVDVEKDKISQLPTASYFCEKCGHDTAYYFFRQTRSADEATTRFLECTKCGYKWREYR
- a CDS encoding cupredoxin domain-containing protein, which encodes MTFRAILATLVLAALLATPAAEAAEPRKVFVYLHEFPNALHIAPESIEVERGSEVTLVVANVETNKRTHDFAIEGLGHSTGDLAPGQTATLTFVADKAGTFEYRSTKAGEREAGMRGELVVAGEPEPARTPAGGVAWALLAFAAIALARGRER